One segment of Ricinus communis isolate WT05 ecotype wild-type chromosome 8, ASM1957865v1, whole genome shotgun sequence DNA contains the following:
- the LOC8282725 gene encoding DNA-repair protein XRCC1 isoform X2, whose product MYNVKPTQEGSNRKRNLPSWMSPRDNETKSSGKKPTSSGEHEETKQHNSPSKETVGGRKSKGPDSSSTNFSKLMDGVVFVLSGFVNPERATLRSQALEMGAEYRPDWSPECTLLVCAYSNTPKFRQVEADNGTIVKKEWILECYSQKKLVEIDSYLMHAGKPWRANINNITGGCECLQIKSHAHLENLRNKFRETRASNPAKGHFSPSQVKEWATDDLNRTISWLESQEEKPEPTEIKQIAAGGIIICLQDAVDSLEQDQDVRKIVEQWNIVPHAVEELIKLVDAGNSAACLSKEDLCKQAKAFKQIYEAELSNVNDDSKLKTKRLKNDENESGGNGRSNGADYDSDETVEMTEEEIDLAYNNVASKLGK is encoded by the exons ATGTATAATGTAAAGCCAACTCAAGAAGGGAGTAACAGAAAGCGAAATCTTCCTTCTTGGATGAGTCCAAGAGACAATGAGACTAAATCTAGTGGAAAGAAGCCAACTAGCTCTGGTGAACATGAGGAAACCAAACAACATAATAGCCCTTCCAAGGAAACCGTTGGTGGCAGAAAATCTAAGGGTCCTGATTCAAGTTCGACAAACTTTTCCAAACTTATg GATGGAGTAGTGTTTGTATTGTCGGGGTTTGTTAATCCAGAGCGCGCAACATTGAGGTCCCAGGCTCTGGAAATGGGAGCAGAGTATCGACCGGACTGGAGTCCTGAGTGTACTCTCTTGGTTTGTGCGTATTCCAATACTCCTAAGTTTCGACAAGTTGAGGCTGATAATGGAACAATTGTTAAAAAG GAATGGATATTAGAATGTTACAGCCAGAAGAAACTTGTCGAAATTGATAGTTACTTGATGCATGCTGGGAAACCATGGCGGGCaaacattaataatataacaGGCGGTTGTG AATGTTTGCAGATCAAAAGCCATGCTCACCTAGAAAATCTGAGAAACAAGTTCAGAGAG ACCAGAGCATCAAATCCTGCTAAAGGGCACTTTTCCCCTTCTCAAGTGAAGGAATGGGCTACTGATGATCTCAATAGGACAATCTCATGGCTGGAGAGTCAAGAAGAAAAG CCAGAGCCAActgaaataaaacaaatagcTGCTGGAGGGATCATCATTTGCTTGCAAGATGCTGTAGATTCCCTTGAACAGGATCAG GATGTCCGGAAAATAGTCGAGCAGTGGAATATTGTTCCTCATGCTGTTGAGGAGCTGATAAAGCTTGTAGATGCTGGAAATAGTGCAGCCTGTCTATCGAAGGAAGATCTCTGCAAACAGGCCAAGGcatttaaacaaatatatgaGGCAGAGCTTAGCAATGTTAATGATGATTCTAAGCTGAAGACCAAAAGACTGAAGAATGATGAAAATGAGAGCGGTGGCAATGGGAGATCCAATGGAGCAGATTATGACAGTGACGAAACAGTTGAGATGACAGAGGAAGAAATTGACCTTGCTTACAATAATGTAGCCTCTAAGCTTGGAAAATGA
- the LOC8282725 gene encoding DNA-repair protein XRCC1 isoform X1: MYNVKPTQEGSNRKRNLPSWMSPRDNETKSSGKKPTSSGEHEETKQHNSPSKETVGGRKSKGPDSSSTNFSKLMDGVVFVLSGFVNPERATLRSQALEMGAEYRPDWSPECTLLVCAYSNTPKFRQVEADNGTIVKKEWILECYSQKKLVEIDSYLMHAGKPWRANINNITGGCDQKPCSPRKSEKQVQRGSHSKSSGFSSSKTRASNPAKGHFSPSQVKEWATDDLNRTISWLESQEEKPEPTEIKQIAAGGIIICLQDAVDSLEQDQDVRKIVEQWNIVPHAVEELIKLVDAGNSAACLSKEDLCKQAKAFKQIYEAELSNVNDDSKLKTKRLKNDENESGGNGRSNGADYDSDETVEMTEEEIDLAYNNVASKLGK; this comes from the exons ATGTATAATGTAAAGCCAACTCAAGAAGGGAGTAACAGAAAGCGAAATCTTCCTTCTTGGATGAGTCCAAGAGACAATGAGACTAAATCTAGTGGAAAGAAGCCAACTAGCTCTGGTGAACATGAGGAAACCAAACAACATAATAGCCCTTCCAAGGAAACCGTTGGTGGCAGAAAATCTAAGGGTCCTGATTCAAGTTCGACAAACTTTTCCAAACTTATg GATGGAGTAGTGTTTGTATTGTCGGGGTTTGTTAATCCAGAGCGCGCAACATTGAGGTCCCAGGCTCTGGAAATGGGAGCAGAGTATCGACCGGACTGGAGTCCTGAGTGTACTCTCTTGGTTTGTGCGTATTCCAATACTCCTAAGTTTCGACAAGTTGAGGCTGATAATGGAACAATTGTTAAAAAG GAATGGATATTAGAATGTTACAGCCAGAAGAAACTTGTCGAAATTGATAGTTACTTGATGCATGCTGGGAAACCATGGCGGGCaaacattaataatataacaGGCGGTTGTG ATCAAAAGCCATGCTCACCTAGAAAATCTGAGAAACAAGTTCAGAGAGGTTCACATTCAAAATCATCTGGTTTTTCTTCCTCAAAG ACCAGAGCATCAAATCCTGCTAAAGGGCACTTTTCCCCTTCTCAAGTGAAGGAATGGGCTACTGATGATCTCAATAGGACAATCTCATGGCTGGAGAGTCAAGAAGAAAAG CCAGAGCCAActgaaataaaacaaatagcTGCTGGAGGGATCATCATTTGCTTGCAAGATGCTGTAGATTCCCTTGAACAGGATCAG GATGTCCGGAAAATAGTCGAGCAGTGGAATATTGTTCCTCATGCTGTTGAGGAGCTGATAAAGCTTGTAGATGCTGGAAATAGTGCAGCCTGTCTATCGAAGGAAGATCTCTGCAAACAGGCCAAGGcatttaaacaaatatatgaGGCAGAGCTTAGCAATGTTAATGATGATTCTAAGCTGAAGACCAAAAGACTGAAGAATGATGAAAATGAGAGCGGTGGCAATGGGAGATCCAATGGAGCAGATTATGACAGTGACGAAACAGTTGAGATGACAGAGGAAGAAATTGACCTTGCTTACAATAATGTAGCCTCTAAGCTTGGAAAATGA
- the LOC8271334 gene encoding centromere protein C, with protein sequence MADLEDPLKDYNGLSLFPQTFSSLSLPNPPPPPSTHDPLCLHNFLNSLPVRNQDKLIKEAERILKNNEEVSNPKMAYTVVSEDNNSEVVAAENAVIYPRGQRPGLDRKRPRPRFALLPNIRQPNVNLEPTLDFDKLKDPEEFFSAFDRLENAKKEIAKQTGRAFTDFDHYNVFNVPRSQRPGIEGRSRTAKYKHLYPSMTCQELSEMDILSNNASQQEIGYTASEQTQPANVASQELEQADDASQRTKLADDASQKKKSADAAFEKMELTGSILKVENRVNKLLDDLLASEELAGDGAIGLLQERLHIKPLHIEKLNLPELQDIQRIDFKASGVNLPKSRNIFSDITHLMRGTRSKTPTKMKNAESTANFGSPTPPKSPLASLLLLKKRIFQSNPSNDPFSADDIDQSPTRNASHVENITKNSDPVGVEKMLDMSGNLNPQINEENDGLVGSMSSTKVAIEDFTSLFKKHADENLTSLGTDGEISPRETSPVLDNNNVGMDDEVINENLSEANAGLNLQTDRPDELEDMTADVLQETVTYAQPDQETDNFAVEALKSIQNKLGQSNPAANAEHAAGRCPEIHDGAPEQPEGSALEQHNEGIQGPTVVSINKQRKAKLHPPKRLYKKAPSRRQSLAAAMVENQVMDGCPEYQDSAREQNQGTAEEQYNEKIQESSMISIDEQTREKSHPKKERKRKAFSTRQSLAGFGMSLDTGVRRSTRIKSRPLEYWKGERFLYGRIHESLATVIGIKYASPVKDNGSPVLKVKSFVSDEYKGLVEQASLY encoded by the exons atggcgGATCTAGAAGATCCATTGAAAGACTACAACGGACTCTCTCTATTCCCTCAAACTTTCTCTTCTCTGTCCCTTCCTAACCCTCCTCCTCCTCCGTCCACTCACGATCCTCTCTGCCTCCATAATTTCCTCAATTCCCTC CCTGTTCGGAATCAGGATAAGCTTATAAAGGAGGCAGAACGCATTTTAAAAAACAATGAAGAAGTTTCAAACCCTAAAATGGCCTATACTGTAGTCTCAGAAGATAATAACAGTGAAGTTGTTGCTGCTGAAAACGCTGTGATATATCCACGGGGACAAAGGCCTGGATTAGATAGAAAGCGACCTCGACCTCGATTTGCTTTGCTTCCAAATATAAG ACAACCTAATGTGAATTTGGAGCCAACTTTGGACTTTGATAAACTGAAAGACCCAGAGGAGTTTTTCTCGGCTTTTGATCGGCTTGAGA ATGCTAAAAAGGAAATAGCCAAACAGACAGGCCGTGCTTTTACAGATTTTGATCACTACAATGTATTCAACGTCCCACGGTCTCAACGACCTGGAATTGAAGG GAGATCTAGGACAGCAAAATATAAACATCTGTATCCAAGCATGACCTGCCAAGAACTTTCTGAAATGGATATTCTATCTAATAATGCCTCACAACAAGAAATAGGATATACTGCATCTGAACAAACACAACCAGCAAATGTAGCATCACAGGAATTGGAGCAAGCAGATGATGCATCACAACGAACAAAATTAGCAGATGATgcatcacaaaaaaaaaaatcagcagATGCCGCATTTGAAAAAATGGAACTAACGG GTTCAATACTCAAGGTTGAGAACAGGGTAAATAAACTTCTGGATGATTTGCTTGCTTCTGAAGAGCTAGCAGGGGATGGGGCAATCGGTCTATTACAGGAGAGGTTACATATTAAACCTCTTCACATCGAAAAGCTAAACCTTCCTGAGCTGCAAGATATCCAAAGGATAGATTTTAAGGCTTCTGGAGTAAACTTGCCAAAATCTAGGAATATATTTTCGGACATAACCCATTTAATGAGAGGGACAAGGAGTAAAACTCCAACGAAGATGAAGAATGCAGAAAGTACTGCTAACTTTGGCTCACCTACTCCACCAAAAAGTCCACtcgcttcattattattattgaagaAGCGTATATTTCAATCAAATCCATCAAATGATCCATTTTCAGCAGATGATATTGACCAATCACCAACAAGAAATgcttctcatgttgaaaacaTCACTAAAAATTCTGATCCAGTTGGTGTGGAGAAGATGTTGGACATGTCTGGCAATTTGAACCCtcaaataaatgaagaaaatgatggTTTAGTTGGTAGCATGAGTTCAACTAAGGTGGCAATTGAAGATTTTACCAGCCTATTTAAGAAACATGCGGATGAAAATTTAACGAGTCTTGGTACTGATGGTGAGATTAGCCCCAGGGAAACCAGTCCAGTATTAGACAATAATAATGTTGGTATGGATGATGAAGTCATAAATGAGAACTTAAGTGAGGCTAATGCTGGTTTAAACCTTCAGACGGACAGACCGGATGAATTGGAGGACATG ACGGCAGATGTGCTGCAGGAAACTGTGACTTATGCACAGCCTGATCAGGAAACAGATAACTTTGCAGTGGAAGCATTAAAAAGCATTCAGAATAAGCTTG GTCAATCAAATCCTGCAGCCAATGCTGAACATGCAGCAGGTAGATGCCCTGAAATTCATGATGGTGCTCCAGAACAACCTGAAGGGAGTGCTTTGGAACAGCATAATGAG GGAATTCAAGGACCTACTGTGGTATCGATTAACAAgcaaagaaaagcaaaattacATCCACCTAAAAGACTATATAAGAAAGCTCCCTCCAGAAGACAGAGCCTTGCAG CTGCTATGGTTGAAAACCAAGTAATGGATGGGTGCCCTGAATACCAGGACAGTGCTCGAGAACAAAACCAAGGCACTGCTGAAGAACAATACAATGAG AAAATTCAAGAATCTTCTATGATATCCATTGATGAGCAAACCAGAGAAAAATCACATCCCAAGAAAGAACGCAAGAGAAAAGCTTTCTCTACGAGGCAAAGCCTTGCAG GCTTTGGAATGTCATTAGATACTGGGGTAAGACGAAGCACCAGGATCAAGTCAAGACCTTTGGAGTACTGGAAAGGGGAAAGATTTTTATATGGACGCATTCATGAGA GTTTGGCTACTGTAATTGGGATTAAGTATGCGTCTCCAGTAAAAGATAATGGATCACCCGTCCTGAAGGTGAAATCTTTTGTCTCTGATGAATACAAAGGTCTGGTTGAACAAGCTTCTCTCTATTGA
- the LOC8282725 gene encoding DNA-repair protein XRCC1 isoform X3, translating to MYNVKPTQEGSNRKRNLPSWMSPRDNETKSSGKKPTSSGEHEETKQHNSPSKETVGGRKSKGPDSSSTNFSKLMDGVVFVLSGFVNPERATLRSQALEMGAEYRPDWSPECTLLVFRLPQEWILECYSQKKLVEIDSYLMHAGKPWRANINNITGGCDQKPCSPRKSEKQVQRGSHSKSSGFSSSKTRASNPAKGHFSPSQVKEWATDDLNRTISWLESQEEKPEPTEIKQIAAGGIIICLQDAVDSLEQDQDVRKIVEQWNIVPHAVEELIKLVDAGNSAACLSKEDLCKQAKAFKQIYEAELSNVNDDSKLKTKRLKNDENESGGNGRSNGADYDSDETVEMTEEEIDLAYNNVASKLGK from the exons ATGTATAATGTAAAGCCAACTCAAGAAGGGAGTAACAGAAAGCGAAATCTTCCTTCTTGGATGAGTCCAAGAGACAATGAGACTAAATCTAGTGGAAAGAAGCCAACTAGCTCTGGTGAACATGAGGAAACCAAACAACATAATAGCCCTTCCAAGGAAACCGTTGGTGGCAGAAAATCTAAGGGTCCTGATTCAAGTTCGACAAACTTTTCCAAACTTATg GATGGAGTAGTGTTTGTATTGTCGGGGTTTGTTAATCCAGAGCGCGCAACATTGAGGTCCCAGGCTCTGGAAATGGGAGCAGAGTATCGACCGGACTGGAGTCCTGAGTGTACTCTCTTGGTTT TTCGTTTGCCCCAGGAATGGATATTAGAATGTTACAGCCAGAAGAAACTTGTCGAAATTGATAGTTACTTGATGCATGCTGGGAAACCATGGCGGGCaaacattaataatataacaGGCGGTTGTG ATCAAAAGCCATGCTCACCTAGAAAATCTGAGAAACAAGTTCAGAGAGGTTCACATTCAAAATCATCTGGTTTTTCTTCCTCAAAG ACCAGAGCATCAAATCCTGCTAAAGGGCACTTTTCCCCTTCTCAAGTGAAGGAATGGGCTACTGATGATCTCAATAGGACAATCTCATGGCTGGAGAGTCAAGAAGAAAAG CCAGAGCCAActgaaataaaacaaatagcTGCTGGAGGGATCATCATTTGCTTGCAAGATGCTGTAGATTCCCTTGAACAGGATCAG GATGTCCGGAAAATAGTCGAGCAGTGGAATATTGTTCCTCATGCTGTTGAGGAGCTGATAAAGCTTGTAGATGCTGGAAATAGTGCAGCCTGTCTATCGAAGGAAGATCTCTGCAAACAGGCCAAGGcatttaaacaaatatatgaGGCAGAGCTTAGCAATGTTAATGATGATTCTAAGCTGAAGACCAAAAGACTGAAGAATGATGAAAATGAGAGCGGTGGCAATGGGAGATCCAATGGAGCAGATTATGACAGTGACGAAACAGTTGAGATGACAGAGGAAGAAATTGACCTTGCTTACAATAATGTAGCCTCTAAGCTTGGAAAATGA